The following is a genomic window from Halichoerus grypus chromosome 5, mHalGry1.hap1.1, whole genome shotgun sequence.
CGGGACACAATGAGAGCACCCAAGAAATGTTGGTTCttgtcatcaccatcattattcCGGTGACAACTGAAATTGGACATGGTGCTGTCTTACAGAGCAAATTCATATCTATATTTGGCCACCTAGACATCAATTAGGCCAAAATTTTGGCTTCAGTGCCCTTTTGAGTCAACTCATTTAGCTTTAACCACAGCTCACGCCTCTATTATTCACAAGACAGTTTGCAAACCTAGGAAAAGAGAGCTACTATATGTTTATAAAGTAAATATGAGGTTGTTACATTAGCAACAGTGTGAAACTTCCTCTCTCTTGCCCAGAAGATGTCTCCCCCGTTTTTGTTccaaagggagggaaaagaagcGTCCCTCTCACCTGGAGGGCTTGATGAAGTTTATCAGCAAAGTAGAGCGGTGTGTTCCTGATCACCGAGGCTgcaagcagagagggagagatggagagagccaGCTCCCACGCTAGGCGAGAGCCCTACCCGGCATGTGCTGAACAGGCCCTACCTAGGCTGAGCAGAGCTGCCTGGGCATCTCTGTGGAAAAGGTGGTGGACAGTCTTCTCCAGCTCGTGCCCAGTATACCGCTGGTACAGATCGAACACTTGTGGGGGGTGTGGGAGGTAGTTAGAAAGATAAATGGGAGCGGGGGTTGATTATCACAGAGAAGGATgagccctccccaccttcctcagCCAAAACTCATCATTAGAGTAAGCGGGGAAGACAAGAAGTCTTGCGTGTACCTCGGACGAGGTGTTCAGGATTTCGCTGGGTGAAGATTAGGACCCACGTGCCCTCTGTGCTGGGCCCTTCAGCCTGTTTTAATGCCTGGGAGGGAGGAGTAAACCGGGATCATTGGTTGGGGGTAGGGGAGCCACGGTTGTGATGTTCCCAGAATCTGTCATCATGATGATGGAAATGGGATTCAGAGTGGAAAAGCTTAATTGAACCTGTGAAGCGGTTGCCTTTATTTatggttaaaacaaacaaacaaaaagggaatAGGGCTAAGAGAGGGACTCTGCCCTCACAGCTCAATTCCCCAATTTGGGGAAATCCTGGCACTCAAGGAATTAATCTCCAAGGGAAGGTCTGAGGAGGGTTACCCCACCCAAATGCCCCTAAGAGGAGAATGTGTCAGTTGACGAGCTCACTGCCTGTGAGTTCAGGAATCAGAGGCTAAACGAGTGAAAAGGCTTCAGATGGTCACTACCTGAAATTTCATGTCCTCACCTGTCACTGAGGACTCCCCCAAGGCGAGAGATTTGCAGGACAAGTGGGGACACTTGTCACTGGCTCCAGGAGCGGGTGGAGGAGGATGTCTTACGTGCATGGCTGGGCaagctcctcacccctgctcacctGGACATCCTGTTCCACCAGGTTATAGTCAATGATTCCAGAGTAGCTCTCGCGGGCCCCCTAGAAGAAACTCTTTCAGGAGGACTCTTCGAGGGGTAGCTTTTTACCTCCAGGACAACCAACCCAAACCAACCAAAGCCCTCTCCCCAAAGCCTTCTCTTGTTAATTATACCAAAGCAatgctcccccctctcccccagccccctccatcTCCTGCAGGCCAGTCCTCCTCACCATGGCCAGGGCCAGGAGCAGTTCCTGCAAGATGCCGCTGGTCTCACATCTGATGTCCTCCTCAGCCTCCACCTGGAaatctggggtgggggcgggagctCTCTGAAGCCTCCCGATTTTTCCCAATGTAGATATTCCCTGTCAAATGCCCAACCCACTGTGCCCTGCCTGCACTGTCATCTCCTGCTGGGGGTAGCCTGATGGCTGCTGGTTCCCAGGATGTAAAGCAGAAGCACCATTATGGCCACCCTGAAAACATCCCTAAGCTGTGAGTAACCCATGCGCTGTAGGGTCATGCACCACAGGGAGCCAACCTGCTAGGGGAAGGAGGCGTCTGTTATTTGAGCGCTGGCCAGCAGTCAAGGGGGATAGGGAAACCTACATCATGAGGCCAGATGGCTAGGGCCTGGCCCCCTCATTGGAGGCAAGGAGAAGTGATGTGGAAGGATGtgaagaagtgaaagaaaaagaaggaaaagaaaaacaagcaagaaGTGAGAGGtagggggcgactgggtggctcagtctgccttcagctcgtgtcatggtcccagggtcctgggatcgagccccgcgtcaggctccctgctcagtggggggcctgcttctccatctccctctccccctgcttgtgctctttcactctcaaataaataaaatcttaaaaaaaaaaaaaaagaagtgagaggtAGGAGAGGGATTAAGAAAGGCCAAGAATGGACATCAAAGGAAAATTAGGGAAagcaaaaaagggggggggtgctCAGATGAGGATGAGGGAAGGCCAGTTAGCGATTAGTGGGTGAGGCATGTGGCAGTCAAGCAGGGGCCTGAGGGGTAGTATCCATGACTTAGAGAGCAGGTCCCCCACCTTTCCCCCCGGTTGCAGCAAGGTTCCATTCAGCCTGGGATGTCGTGTGAGGGCAGAATCAGGAAGGGGCTGGGAAGATGACATGGGTACCCTTGGGATCGTCACAGTGCCCGACGTTGTCATTACCTCGGAATCTGCCCTGGAGCCCCAGACTAAGATGGCTACTCATTGCTTctctttaaagaaaggaaatgatcacATTGGGCTCTCGCCCTGGGGGAGACTGAGAActggcaagggtggggggagaCCCCAAGGGCACAGAGCTGGGGCAGACAGGTTCCCAGAGGGCTTGCCTGTAGGGAGTGCCAGAGAGTGGGCGCTGTCCTGCCATCCCTTCCCCTCCTTACGTGCTCTTACTATGTTTGTAGACCGTCAGGCACTCGTGCAGCTGGGCTGGGCTTCGGGTGGCAAGAATTTCCACGGCCACATCCTCAGCAGAACCTGAGTTCTACAAGAAATTGGGAGGCCACTCTGACACTGGGCCATGTCATTAGgatggcagagagcagaggccGACCACTTGTCCTTTAAGGGTCAATATGGGCTGTTTAAAGGGGGCCCCTGCCAAGTCGACTCCTCTGGAGTGGGCAAAGGCAAATCAGTCaaccctctcctcccctcagTGGTGTCCTCACTTCCTAGACACCCAGCGAGCCTCCTCTGCTGGTACCTTCAAGGCTGTCCTCAACTCCTGGGCATCGAACAGGGCTGCGGGCTGCAGCAAAGCCATCACAGTCCTCTCGAGGTTGCCCGAGAGCGCTGCCTGCAGGGACTTCAGCAGGTCCTACAATAGAAGGTCCCCATGGCAGAGGAGCGGGCACCATGGGGAGGGCCCCGGATGTGTGGGGAGCTTTGGGGACATCTGGCCGGTTTCTTCCTAAGGCCAGAAGCACCAGCCATCCCCCCCTCAGCTGCTATTGCTATACTCCAAGTCTTCCAGGGGGCTGCTCAGCCCAGTCCACTGCTCCTGGGAAGTCAGCGGCCTCACCTGTTGGGTGCGCTCCTGGAAGGCTCGAGAGATGAGCTGCCTTTGCTCTCTGCTCCTGTTGGTCAGTACGTCCACGATGGAGCCACGGTCCACACCTGAACCAAGATGAGGGCTGGGCCATCAGCTGGGCGGAACCCAACAGAATCTTTACAGGGCGGGGATCCCCTTCCTCCTTGGACTTGAAGCCTCCAAAGGGTGTTGCAACACCCCCACTTCCATTCAGCCTCAGAAGAAGAtgcagggccgcctgggtggctcagtcggttaagcttccaactcttgattttggctcaggtcatgatctcagggtggtgggttctgtgctcagcaggggtctgctgaagattctcttcctctctctctgcccctccccccaatgcTCCtgagcactttctctctctctctcaaaaaaaagaatttaaaaaagaagatgcaaataaGATGCCAAAATGGCATGCGAACCTGACCCAAAATTAGGTGAAGGTGGCCTGGTGTGGTGGGGGAGAGATGGCTTGGTGATTATAGACTTAGATTagaatcccagccctgccattatgagctgtgtgaacttgggccaGCCTCTTTGTCTCaccaagcctgtttcctcatctgtaaaatggaaataagactTACCTCACAAGGGTGTCCCGAGAATGGGAATGACATACCTACCATGGTACTTGACATACAGGAATTAAggcattccacaaacatttattgaacaacgtcacttcctccttcctggcTCCTTCTTGGTCTGCAGACTGGTTTTTAAAAGGTGGATCCCCAGGTGCAGAAGGAAAAGGGCTCACCTTGGCCTGCAATGGCCCTCAGCAGCCTTTGCACATCCTTGTCCACGCTGAAGCTCAAGAAGGTCCTGAGGGTGCCCAGGGTTCCCCAAGCTGCAGTCTGTAAGAGCatgaggggtggggggttggggggagcatCACAGGTCCACACATGCCTGCCCCAGTGCCTCAGCATGGCCCTTGGCATGGTCTCAGGGCCTGCTCTCCCTTTTCCCATCCTCCATTCCCTCGCCGCCCTGGAGTTGATATAGTAACAACAATTCCAACGATCACAGCCCCTACCTTGCTGGCAAGGCCCAGGTGGCTGAGGATCTCCTGGGTCAGGGATGATCTTGTCTTCCCGCTGGCCACAGACATGGTATGACTGGCTGTCCCAGGGAGGGAAACAGGAGCCAACTGAGGAGAATTTCCTGCCCTTTGGGCCTCTTTATGACCCCCAGACCCCGAGGCCCACCTCCCATGCCTGTCCTTTCCCATGttgcagaaaaaaagaacatcaacCTGCTTGTCAGGTTTGGGAGCCCAAATGGAGGGGTAAGGGGAAGTCCCCATCTTCCCCACCTCTCACCCCTCCTTCAGGAAGCAAGGATTGATCAGGAATACTGTTAGAATGAGCACCAAACAAACCCTCCCTGACTCCAAGGTGGGTCCCAAGGCTCCCAAACTTTGGTCTCAGGTGGATGACCCCCTTCTGAGATCCATATCCCTTCCTTCTGATGGCCTGGCTAGGTGTTCCTGGGGCAGTGCAGGGGAGGTGAGGCGATGTGGCAGGATTAAGTATGTGGGGTGGGAGATAACAACCTCTAAAACATCTCCCCACCTTCAGCCCCAGCCCAGGAGTaagcccctgccccctgcccaccagGCTGTCTACCTGCTGCCTGCCTTTCCCCCTTGGAGTCTCTGGCAGTGATCTTCAGCTCAGCAGGTGTGATCTCGGGGCTGACGTATGTGTTCCTTCAGGTACATGGGTGCCTAGACAAGGGAGCAAGCACTCACATTAGAAAGAGaaaactccaggggcgcctgggtggctcagtcgttgagcgtctgccttcggctgggatcatggtcccagggtcctgggatcgagccccgcgtcgggctccctgctccgcgggaagcctgcttctccctctccctctgctgctccccctgcttgttctccctctctcgctgtgtctctctctgtcaaataataaataaagtcttaaaagaaagaaaaagaaaaagaaaactcctttctccctctcccaaggGATCCCCaagctctccctcctccttcccccctgaGGGCCCAGGTCTAGTGCTTACCTGGAGGTGCTGGGGGCGAGTGGCAGTCACAGCCTGGAAACTGCCTGTGTGAGCACCGGCTTCTGCGTGGTCGGCCAGTGTGCCTCCCAGGCCGGGCAGCCAGTCAGATGACCTCTccagcagcccagcccagctgtcGCCTGGGCTCCGGCCCCTCCCAAATGTGGGAGAGGACCCGGCCGTACCTGGTCCC
Proteins encoded in this region:
- the ANXA9 gene encoding annexin A9 isoform X1, whose translation is MSVASGKTRSSLTQEILSHLGLASKTAAWGTLGTLRTFLSFSVDKDVQRLLRAIAGQGVDRGSIVDVLTNRSREQRQLISRAFQERTQQDLLKSLQAALSGNLERTVMALLQPAALFDAQELRTALKNSGSAEDVAVEILATRSPAQLHECLTVYKHNFQVEAEEDIRCETSGILQELLLALAMGARESYSGIIDYNLVEQDVQALKQAEGPSTEGTWVLIFTQRNPEHLVRVFDLYQRYTGHELEKTVHHLFHRDAQAALLSLASVIRNTPLYFADKLHQALQDIKPNYQVLMRILISRSETDLLSIRAEFKKKSGKSLYSSLQEAVKGDCRSALLALCRAEDM
- the ANXA9 gene encoding annexin A9 isoform X2, with the translated sequence MSVASGKTRSSLTQEILSHLGLASKTAAWGTLGTLRTFLSFSVDKDVQRLLRAIAGQGVDRGSIVDVLTNRSREQRQLISRAFQERTQQDLLKSLQAALSGNLERTVMALLQPAALFDAQELRTALKNSGSAEDVAVEILATRSPAQLHECLTVYKHNFQVEAEEDIRCETSGILQELLLALAMGARESYSGIIDYNLVEQDVQALKQAEGPSTEGTWVLIFTQRNPEHLVRASVIRNTPLYFADKLHQALQDIKPNYQVLMRILISRSETDLLSIRAEFKKKSGKSLYSSLQEAVKGDCRSALLALCRAEDM